The window GGCACTCTCAACAACACTTCTCTCACTTGAGATGGTGTCATTTCTAATTCAATTGCCAAGTCTTCTAAAGTCGGAGTCCGACCTTTTTCTTGAGCAATTTTGCGTTGCGCTTTTTTAATTTTGTTTAATTTTTCTGTAATATGAACTGGGAGGCGAATTGTGCGACTAGAAGTTGCGATCGCTCTTGTAATCCCTTGACGAATCCACCAGTAAGCATAAGTACTAAAGCGATAACCTTTGGTGGGGTCAAATTTTTCTACGGCTCTTTCTAAACCAAGAGTTCCTTCTTGGACTAAATCTAATAATTCCAAGCCACGATTTTGGTATTTCTTGGCAACAGAAACCACAAGACGTAGATTCGCCTTGATCATGTGTTCTTTAGATTGCAGTCCTTGAGATTGAATTTGCTCCAATTCTTCGACTGTGATTTTGGCAATTTCTGCCCAACGGCGTTTACCTTCTGACAAAATCGGCTTGAGATCCGACACTTGCACACCAGCAGTATTAGCCCATCTTTCTAATGATGGACGGTGGCCAAGCTCCGATGCTAAACGCTCTTGAACTTCAATTAATCGCAAATAAGGCTCAACTACAGCATCACCTTGCTTGGCAGCATTGGCAAGTACTGTCCGCATCCGTAGGTAACGTTGAACTTTTTGAGCTTCTGAAACTTCTTCATCACGCCCCAACAACCGGACTCGTCCAATTTCCTGAAGATATAGACGTACCAGGTCTGTACTGCGGCGATTAGTATTTGCGCCAAAACTAGCAGGGTCAACAGAAACTATCTCCAAATCGTGAAGCTCTTCGACCGATAAATCACCGTCGTCAACCGTGATATCTGGGTCTAAAACCTGGCGGGACTTTTGGGAATTGTAGGCGGCATCCGGGTAAAAAGATGTTGCTGGCATATCGTCTCAATGGCTCCAGGTAACAATAGATTACGGTGAGTCAGCGCGGCGGGAGGATATAACCTCCGTAAGCGACTGCGTTCCCCGAAGGGTCAGCTAATCAAAATCAACTGTTGCTATTGTTCCCGTGATTCACGATGAAATAACACGGTAGAGGATTCCAATACAATTTTTTTTCAAAAACTGCACTAGTGTTTCCAACATTAATGCCGAAATCCTTCGGCCGTTGAACATTTGATTGAACCAATAGCTATTCAAATCTACAGATAAGCTTTAAATTCTGAGCTACCTAATCAGCATTTCGACGTAATATGTATTAAGTGTTACTTTTTTAACTGGTATAAACATCTGTCAGTAAATTTATGTTTAACATTGGGTTAGTCATATCTACATGGTTATTAAAGTAATTTCCTGACGATTTAGTATTTTCTGTCTAGGGATTTTTCGGGAATATGTGAAG is drawn from Aulosira sp. FACHB-615 and contains these coding sequences:
- the sigC gene encoding RNA polymerase sigma factor SigC, which translates into the protein MPATSFYPDAAYNSQKSRQVLDPDITVDDGDLSVEELHDLEIVSVDPASFGANTNRRSTDLVRLYLQEIGRVRLLGRDEEVSEAQKVQRYLRMRTVLANAAKQGDAVVEPYLRLIEVQERLASELGHRPSLERWANTAGVQVSDLKPILSEGKRRWAEIAKITVEELEQIQSQGLQSKEHMIKANLRLVVSVAKKYQNRGLELLDLVQEGTLGLERAVEKFDPTKGYRFSTYAYWWIRQGITRAIATSSRTIRLPVHITEKLNKIKKAQRKIAQEKGRTPTLEDLAIELEMTPSQVREVLLRVPRSVSLETKVGKDKDTELGELLETDSVTPEEMLMRESLQRDLQNLLADLTSRERDVILMRFGLADGHPYSLAEIGRALDLSRERVRQIESKALQKLRQPKRRNLIRDYLESLS